The following proteins are encoded in a genomic region of Xenopus laevis strain J_2021 chromosome 3L, Xenopus_laevis_v10.1, whole genome shotgun sequence:
- the brd8.L gene encoding bromodomain-containing protein 8 isoform X4 codes for MAAGTGKHKLLNVGPTEPWSIREKLCLASSVMRSGDQNWVSVSRAIKPFAEPARPPDWFSQKHCASQYSELLETTETPKRKRGERGEVVETVEDVIVRKLTAERIEELKKIIKETQEKYRKLKKEAELIQSGHLDSKLEDLWNETLAKKKQEEEEAEMKRKATEAAYQARLAAKNIPRRTSTMSRPSVGSSSPGGEFSLVDLAPINNEEGSVGVSVGSLSSTSVPTFIGIPDTPPPASAPPESPLTPVMDDSPQKKMAGQKGTPPPSPLLSELLKKGSLLPSSPRLVSEGEMAITSGNSASSGVLMDLGVLPVLHGGDLHPIPGTIPASPAASVTQQDSNDSASDPHSISVSMDSSDISMIIDSINKECMASSDGVGQSKDETSEGKADLDLSEKMDMEELDFETVGDIIAIIEDKDDHPEVLDVAAVEAALSFCEENDDPQALRGPWDQPVQEHTANRDTLGQSLISEAKESESIMNIIEMSNEIKSEPPEPDLEPAQEEATSLAPQQPLYLGHTEDLEVQRGNTENEPEEKVDQVKTEEPYTEAPQSQVFPKEEESEIGIEPTPIVTDAVKSEPHPGSLHKDSQEEEEEEDVMSEAGSPEEPKEEEPGEEYLSEMDNEPPISESDDGLSIHNAHLQSHTLADSIPSSPASSQFSVCSEDQEAIQAQKIWKKAIMLVWRAAANHRYANVFLQPVTDDIAPGYHSIVHRPMDLSTIKKNIETGLIRSTAEFQRDIMLMFQNAVMYNSSDHDVYHMAVEMQRDVLEQIQQFLATQLIMQTSESGISAKSLRFRDSTRKQDASEKDSVPMGSPAFLLSLFDGGTRGRRCAIEADMKMKK; via the exons ATGGCTGCCGGGACTGGGA AACACAAGCTTTTGAATGTTGGCCCAACAGAACCATGGTCTATTCGGGAGAAACTCTGTCTTGCATCTTCAGTCATGCGGAGTGGCGACCAGAACTG GGTATCAGTAAGTCGTGCCATCAAGCCCTTTGCAGAGCCAGCTCGCCCTCCTGATTGGTTTTCTCAAAAG CACTGTGCCTCACAGTATTCTGAACTGTTGGAAACTACAGAAACCCCAAA ACGAAAAAGAGGAGAACGAGGTGAAGTGGTGGAGACTGTGGAGGATGTAATTGTACGGAAACTGACAGCTGAAAGAATTGAAGAgctgaaaaaaattattaaagagACTCAGGAGAAATACAG AAAACTGAAGAAAGAAGCAGAACTTATTCAGAGTGGGCATTTGGACAGCAAGCTGGAGGACCTGTGGAATGAAACTTTGGC caaaaagaagcaggaagaagaggaggCAGAAATGAAGAGAAAGGCCACAGAGGCTGCATATCAAG CTCGTCTGGCAGCTAAGAACATTCCTCGCCGTACTAGCACAATGAGCCGCCCCTCTGTGGGATCCTCATCTCCAGGAGGAGAGTTTAGCTTGGTTGACTTGGCACCAATTAACAATGAGGAGGGAAGTGTGGGG GTAAGTGTAGGGTCATTGTCAAGCACCTCAGTTCCGACTTTCATTGGGATTCCAGATACCCCTCCACCTGCTTCTGCCCCCCCGGAATCCCCATTGACCCCTGTGATGGACGACTCTCCCCAGAAAAAGATGGCGGGACAGAAAGGAACTCCTCCCCCCTCCCCGCTGCTTTCGGAGCTCCTGAAGAAAGGCAGTCTGTTGCCTTCGAGTCCCCGGCTG GTGAGCGAAGGTGAAATGGCTATAACATCTGGCAatagtgccagttcaggtgtacTCATGGATCTTGGAGTTTTGCCAGTTCTTCATGGTGGTGATCTACATCCTATACCAGGAACAATCCCAGCATCACCAGCCGCTTCAG TGACTCAGCAAGACAGCAATGACTCTGCTTCAGATCCTCACTCCATCTCAGTATCCATGGACAGCAGTGACATCTCCATGATAATAGACTCAATCAACAAAGAGTGCATGGCAAGCAGTGATGGGGTTGGACAGTCCAAGGATGAAACCTCAGAAGGCAAGGCGGATTTGGACCTTTCTGAAAAAATGGACATGGAAGAACTTGATTTTGAAACTGTTGGAGACATAATTGCCATTATTGAAGACAAG GATGACCATCCAGAGGTGTTGGATGTGGCTGCAGTTGAAGCTGCTCTCTCTTTCTGTGAGGAAAATGATGACCCCCAAGCACTTCGAGGTCCCTGGGATCAGCCTGTCCAGGAACATACAGCTAATAGAGATACATTAGGGCAGTCACTAATTTCAGAGGCCAAAGAGTCCGAGAGTATAATGAACATCATAGAAATGAGCAATGAAATAAAATCGGAGCCTCCGGAGCCTGACCTGGAACCAGCTCAGGAGGAGGCTACTTCACTTGCTCCTCAACAACCTCTTTATCTTGGACACACCGAAGACCTGGAAGTACAAAGAGGAAACACTGAAAATGAGCCAGAAGAGAAAGTAGATCAAGTGAAAACAGAG GAGCCCTATACTGAAGCACCACAGAGCCAGGTATTCCCAAAGGAAGAAGAGTCTGAGATCGGAATAGAGCCAACACCAATAGTAACTG ATGCAGTTAAATCAGAGCCACACCCAGGCAGCCTTCATAAG GACTcgcaagaggaagaagaggaggaggatgtgATGAGTGAGGCTGGGAGCCCAGAGGAACCAAAGGAAGAAGAACCTGGAGAGGAGTATCTCTCTGAGATGGATAATGAGCCACCAATAAGTGAAAGTGATGATGGCCTCAGTATTCATAATGCACATCTTCAGTCCCACACACTAGCTGATTCTATTCCTAGCAGTCCCGCATCTTCCCAGTT CTCAGTTTGTAGTGAAGATCAAGAGGCAATACAAGCTCAGAAGATCTGGAAAAAGGCCATTATGTTGGTGTGGCGAGCAGCAGCTAACCACAG ATATGCCAATGTTTTCCTGCAGCCTGTGACAGATGATATAGCTCCTGGCTATCACAGCATTGTACACAG ACCTATGGATTTATCAACGATAAAGAAAAACATTGAGACTGGTTTGATCCGGAGCACTGCAGAGTTTCAACGAGATATTATGCTCATGTTCCAGAATGCAGTGATGTATAATAGCTCTGACCATGATGTATATCACATGGCTGTTGAAATGCAGAGAGATGTGTTGGAGCAGATCCAG CAATTCCTGGCCACCCAGTTAATCATGCAGACATCAGAGTCAGGCATAAGTGCAAAAAGTCTAAGGTTTCGAGATTCAACGCGCAAGCAAGATGCTTCAGAGAAG GACAGTGTCCCCATGGGCTCTCCtgccttccttctctctctcttt GATGGAGGTACACGTGGCCGACGTTGCGCCATTGAAGCAGATATGAAAATGAAGAAGTGA
- the brd8.L gene encoding bromodomain-containing protein 8 isoform X5 has protein sequence MAAGTGKHKLLNVGPTEPWSIREKLCLASSVMRSGDQNWVSVSRAIKPFAEPARPPDWFSQKHCASQYSELLETTETPKRKRGERGEVVETVEDVIVRKLTAERIEELKKIIKETQEKYRKLKKEAELIQSGHLDSKLEDLWNETLAKKKQEEEEAEMKRKATEAAYQARLAAKNIPRRTSTMSRPSVGSSSPGGEFSLVDLAPINNEEGSVGVSEGEMAITSGNSASSGVLMDLGVLPVLHGGDLHPIPGTIPASPAASGAPTLSRLLEAGPAHFASPHASFSTTANESPSKSLLAPIESRATIVMMSALPMTPAVPVTQQDSNDSASDPHSISVSMDSSDISMIIDSINKECMASSDGVGQSKDETSEGKADLDLSEKMDMEELDFETVGDIIAIIEDKDDHPEVLDVAAVEAALSFCEENDDPQALRGPWDQPVQEHTANRDTLGQSLISEAKESESIMNIIEMSNEIKSEPPEPDLEPAQEEATSLAPQQPLYLGHTEDLEVQRGNTENEPEEKVDQVKTEEPYTEAPQSQVFPKEEESEIGIEPTPIVTDAVKSEPHPGSLHKDSQEEEEEEDVMSEAGSPEEPKEEEPGEEYLSEMDNEPPISESDDGLSIHNAHLQSHTLADSIPSSPASSQFSVCSEDQEAIQAQKIWKKAIMLVWRAAANHRYANVFLQPVTDDIAPGYHSIVHRPMDLSTIKKNIETGLIRSTAEFQRDIMLMFQNAVMYNSSDHDVYHMAVEMQRDVLEQIQQFLATQLIMQTSESGISAKSLRFRDSTRKQDASEKDSVPMGSPAFLLSLFDGGTRGRRCAIEADMKMKK, from the exons ATGGCTGCCGGGACTGGGA AACACAAGCTTTTGAATGTTGGCCCAACAGAACCATGGTCTATTCGGGAGAAACTCTGTCTTGCATCTTCAGTCATGCGGAGTGGCGACCAGAACTG GGTATCAGTAAGTCGTGCCATCAAGCCCTTTGCAGAGCCAGCTCGCCCTCCTGATTGGTTTTCTCAAAAG CACTGTGCCTCACAGTATTCTGAACTGTTGGAAACTACAGAAACCCCAAA ACGAAAAAGAGGAGAACGAGGTGAAGTGGTGGAGACTGTGGAGGATGTAATTGTACGGAAACTGACAGCTGAAAGAATTGAAGAgctgaaaaaaattattaaagagACTCAGGAGAAATACAG AAAACTGAAGAAAGAAGCAGAACTTATTCAGAGTGGGCATTTGGACAGCAAGCTGGAGGACCTGTGGAATGAAACTTTGGC caaaaagaagcaggaagaagaggaggCAGAAATGAAGAGAAAGGCCACAGAGGCTGCATATCAAG CTCGTCTGGCAGCTAAGAACATTCCTCGCCGTACTAGCACAATGAGCCGCCCCTCTGTGGGATCCTCATCTCCAGGAGGAGAGTTTAGCTTGGTTGACTTGGCACCAATTAACAATGAGGAGGGAAGTGTGGGG GTGAGCGAAGGTGAAATGGCTATAACATCTGGCAatagtgccagttcaggtgtacTCATGGATCTTGGAGTTTTGCCAGTTCTTCATGGTGGTGATCTACATCCTATACCAGGAACAATCCCAGCATCACCAGCCGCTTCAG GTGCTCCCACTCTGTCCCGGCTTCTAGAAGCTGGTCCTGCACATTTCGCTTCTCCTCATGCTTCATTTTCTACTACTGCCAATGAATCTCCGTCTAAATCTTTGCTGGCTCCTATAGAGTCTCGGGCAACTATTGTAATGATGTCAGCTTTGCCAATGACCCCTGCTGTCCCAG TGACTCAGCAAGACAGCAATGACTCTGCTTCAGATCCTCACTCCATCTCAGTATCCATGGACAGCAGTGACATCTCCATGATAATAGACTCAATCAACAAAGAGTGCATGGCAAGCAGTGATGGGGTTGGACAGTCCAAGGATGAAACCTCAGAAGGCAAGGCGGATTTGGACCTTTCTGAAAAAATGGACATGGAAGAACTTGATTTTGAAACTGTTGGAGACATAATTGCCATTATTGAAGACAAG GATGACCATCCAGAGGTGTTGGATGTGGCTGCAGTTGAAGCTGCTCTCTCTTTCTGTGAGGAAAATGATGACCCCCAAGCACTTCGAGGTCCCTGGGATCAGCCTGTCCAGGAACATACAGCTAATAGAGATACATTAGGGCAGTCACTAATTTCAGAGGCCAAAGAGTCCGAGAGTATAATGAACATCATAGAAATGAGCAATGAAATAAAATCGGAGCCTCCGGAGCCTGACCTGGAACCAGCTCAGGAGGAGGCTACTTCACTTGCTCCTCAACAACCTCTTTATCTTGGACACACCGAAGACCTGGAAGTACAAAGAGGAAACACTGAAAATGAGCCAGAAGAGAAAGTAGATCAAGTGAAAACAGAG GAGCCCTATACTGAAGCACCACAGAGCCAGGTATTCCCAAAGGAAGAAGAGTCTGAGATCGGAATAGAGCCAACACCAATAGTAACTG ATGCAGTTAAATCAGAGCCACACCCAGGCAGCCTTCATAAG GACTcgcaagaggaagaagaggaggaggatgtgATGAGTGAGGCTGGGAGCCCAGAGGAACCAAAGGAAGAAGAACCTGGAGAGGAGTATCTCTCTGAGATGGATAATGAGCCACCAATAAGTGAAAGTGATGATGGCCTCAGTATTCATAATGCACATCTTCAGTCCCACACACTAGCTGATTCTATTCCTAGCAGTCCCGCATCTTCCCAGTT CTCAGTTTGTAGTGAAGATCAAGAGGCAATACAAGCTCAGAAGATCTGGAAAAAGGCCATTATGTTGGTGTGGCGAGCAGCAGCTAACCACAG ATATGCCAATGTTTTCCTGCAGCCTGTGACAGATGATATAGCTCCTGGCTATCACAGCATTGTACACAG ACCTATGGATTTATCAACGATAAAGAAAAACATTGAGACTGGTTTGATCCGGAGCACTGCAGAGTTTCAACGAGATATTATGCTCATGTTCCAGAATGCAGTGATGTATAATAGCTCTGACCATGATGTATATCACATGGCTGTTGAAATGCAGAGAGATGTGTTGGAGCAGATCCAG CAATTCCTGGCCACCCAGTTAATCATGCAGACATCAGAGTCAGGCATAAGTGCAAAAAGTCTAAGGTTTCGAGATTCAACGCGCAAGCAAGATGCTTCAGAGAAG GACAGTGTCCCCATGGGCTCTCCtgccttccttctctctctcttt GATGGAGGTACACGTGGCCGACGTTGCGCCATTGAAGCAGATATGAAAATGAAGAAGTGA
- the brd8.L gene encoding bromodomain-containing protein 8 isoform X3 produces MAAGTGKHKLLNVGPTEPWSIREKLCLASSVMRSGDQNWVSVSRAIKPFAEPARPPDWFSQKHCASQYSELLETTETPKRKRGERGEVVETVEDVIVRKLTAERIEELKKIIKETQEKYRKLKKEAELIQSGHLDSKLEDLWNETLAKKKQEEEEAEMKRKATEAAYQARLAAKNIPRRTSTMSRPSVGSSSPGGEFSLVDLAPINNEEGSVGVSVGSLSSTSVPTFIGIPDTPPPASAPPESPLTPVMDDSPQKKMAGQKGTPPPSPLLSELLKKGSLLPSSPRLVSEGEMAITSGNSASSGVLMDLGVLPVLHGGDLHPIPGTIPASPAASEKCNRKDDPSFCFNIVTQQDSNDSASDPHSISVSMDSSDISMIIDSINKECMASSDGVGQSKDETSEGKADLDLSEKMDMEELDFETVGDIIAIIEDKDDHPEVLDVAAVEAALSFCEENDDPQALRGPWDQPVQEHTANRDTLGQSLISEAKESESIMNIIEMSNEIKSEPPEPDLEPAQEEATSLAPQQPLYLGHTEDLEVQRGNTENEPEEKVDQVKTEEPYTEAPQSQVFPKEEESEIGIEPTPIVTDAVKSEPHPGSLHKDSQEEEEEEDVMSEAGSPEEPKEEEPGEEYLSEMDNEPPISESDDGLSIHNAHLQSHTLADSIPSSPASSQFSVCSEDQEAIQAQKIWKKAIMLVWRAAANHRYANVFLQPVTDDIAPGYHSIVHRPMDLSTIKKNIETGLIRSTAEFQRDIMLMFQNAVMYNSSDHDVYHMAVEMQRDVLEQIQQFLATQLIMQTSESGISAKSLRFRDSTRKQDASEKDSVPMGSPAFLLSLFDGGTRGRRCAIEADMKMKK; encoded by the exons ATGGCTGCCGGGACTGGGA AACACAAGCTTTTGAATGTTGGCCCAACAGAACCATGGTCTATTCGGGAGAAACTCTGTCTTGCATCTTCAGTCATGCGGAGTGGCGACCAGAACTG GGTATCAGTAAGTCGTGCCATCAAGCCCTTTGCAGAGCCAGCTCGCCCTCCTGATTGGTTTTCTCAAAAG CACTGTGCCTCACAGTATTCTGAACTGTTGGAAACTACAGAAACCCCAAA ACGAAAAAGAGGAGAACGAGGTGAAGTGGTGGAGACTGTGGAGGATGTAATTGTACGGAAACTGACAGCTGAAAGAATTGAAGAgctgaaaaaaattattaaagagACTCAGGAGAAATACAG AAAACTGAAGAAAGAAGCAGAACTTATTCAGAGTGGGCATTTGGACAGCAAGCTGGAGGACCTGTGGAATGAAACTTTGGC caaaaagaagcaggaagaagaggaggCAGAAATGAAGAGAAAGGCCACAGAGGCTGCATATCAAG CTCGTCTGGCAGCTAAGAACATTCCTCGCCGTACTAGCACAATGAGCCGCCCCTCTGTGGGATCCTCATCTCCAGGAGGAGAGTTTAGCTTGGTTGACTTGGCACCAATTAACAATGAGGAGGGAAGTGTGGGG GTAAGTGTAGGGTCATTGTCAAGCACCTCAGTTCCGACTTTCATTGGGATTCCAGATACCCCTCCACCTGCTTCTGCCCCCCCGGAATCCCCATTGACCCCTGTGATGGACGACTCTCCCCAGAAAAAGATGGCGGGACAGAAAGGAACTCCTCCCCCCTCCCCGCTGCTTTCGGAGCTCCTGAAGAAAGGCAGTCTGTTGCCTTCGAGTCCCCGGCTG GTGAGCGAAGGTGAAATGGCTATAACATCTGGCAatagtgccagttcaggtgtacTCATGGATCTTGGAGTTTTGCCAGTTCTTCATGGTGGTGATCTACATCCTATACCAGGAACAATCCCAGCATCACCAGCCGCTTCAG AAAAGTGTAACAGAAAAGATGACCCATCCTTCTGTTTTAACATAGTGACTCAGCAAGACAGCAATGACTCTGCTTCAGATCCTCACTCCATCTCAGTATCCATGGACAGCAGTGACATCTCCATGATAATAGACTCAATCAACAAAGAGTGCATGGCAAGCAGTGATGGGGTTGGACAGTCCAAGGATGAAACCTCAGAAGGCAAGGCGGATTTGGACCTTTCTGAAAAAATGGACATGGAAGAACTTGATTTTGAAACTGTTGGAGACATAATTGCCATTATTGAAGACAAG GATGACCATCCAGAGGTGTTGGATGTGGCTGCAGTTGAAGCTGCTCTCTCTTTCTGTGAGGAAAATGATGACCCCCAAGCACTTCGAGGTCCCTGGGATCAGCCTGTCCAGGAACATACAGCTAATAGAGATACATTAGGGCAGTCACTAATTTCAGAGGCCAAAGAGTCCGAGAGTATAATGAACATCATAGAAATGAGCAATGAAATAAAATCGGAGCCTCCGGAGCCTGACCTGGAACCAGCTCAGGAGGAGGCTACTTCACTTGCTCCTCAACAACCTCTTTATCTTGGACACACCGAAGACCTGGAAGTACAAAGAGGAAACACTGAAAATGAGCCAGAAGAGAAAGTAGATCAAGTGAAAACAGAG GAGCCCTATACTGAAGCACCACAGAGCCAGGTATTCCCAAAGGAAGAAGAGTCTGAGATCGGAATAGAGCCAACACCAATAGTAACTG ATGCAGTTAAATCAGAGCCACACCCAGGCAGCCTTCATAAG GACTcgcaagaggaagaagaggaggaggatgtgATGAGTGAGGCTGGGAGCCCAGAGGAACCAAAGGAAGAAGAACCTGGAGAGGAGTATCTCTCTGAGATGGATAATGAGCCACCAATAAGTGAAAGTGATGATGGCCTCAGTATTCATAATGCACATCTTCAGTCCCACACACTAGCTGATTCTATTCCTAGCAGTCCCGCATCTTCCCAGTT CTCAGTTTGTAGTGAAGATCAAGAGGCAATACAAGCTCAGAAGATCTGGAAAAAGGCCATTATGTTGGTGTGGCGAGCAGCAGCTAACCACAG ATATGCCAATGTTTTCCTGCAGCCTGTGACAGATGATATAGCTCCTGGCTATCACAGCATTGTACACAG ACCTATGGATTTATCAACGATAAAGAAAAACATTGAGACTGGTTTGATCCGGAGCACTGCAGAGTTTCAACGAGATATTATGCTCATGTTCCAGAATGCAGTGATGTATAATAGCTCTGACCATGATGTATATCACATGGCTGTTGAAATGCAGAGAGATGTGTTGGAGCAGATCCAG CAATTCCTGGCCACCCAGTTAATCATGCAGACATCAGAGTCAGGCATAAGTGCAAAAAGTCTAAGGTTTCGAGATTCAACGCGCAAGCAAGATGCTTCAGAGAAG GACAGTGTCCCCATGGGCTCTCCtgccttccttctctctctcttt GATGGAGGTACACGTGGCCGACGTTGCGCCATTGAAGCAGATATGAAAATGAAGAAGTGA
- the brd8.L gene encoding bromodomain-containing protein 8 isoform X6, giving the protein MAAGTGKHKLLNVGPTEPWSIREKLCLASSVMRSGDQNWVSVSRAIKPFAEPARPPDWFSQKHCASQYSELLETTETPKRKRGERGEVVETVEDVIVRKLTAERIEELKKIIKETQEKYRKLKKEAELIQSGHLDSKLEDLWNETLAKKKQEEEEAEMKRKATEAAYQARLAAKNIPRRTSTMSRPSVGSSSPGGEFSLVDLAPINNEEGSVGVSVGSLSSTSVPTFIGIPDTPPPASAPPESPLTPVMDDSPQKKMAGQKGTPPPSPLLSELLKKGSLLPSSPRLVSEGEMAITSGNSASSGVLMDLGVLPVLHGGDLHPIPGTIPASPAASVTQQDSNDSASDPHSISVSMDSSDISMIIDSINKECMASSDGVGQSKDETSEGKADLDLSEKMDMEELDFETVGDIIAIIEDKDDHPEVLDVAAVEAALSFCEENDDPQALRGPWDQPVQEHTANRDTLGQSLISEAKESESIMNIIEMSNEIKSEPPEPDLEPAQEEATSLAPQQPLYLGHTEDLEVQRGNTENEPEEKVDQVKTEEPYTEAPQSQVFPKEEESEIGIEPTPIVTDAVKSEPHPGSLHKDSQEEEEEEDVMSEAGSPEEPKEEEPGEEYLSEMDNEPPISESDDGLSIHNAHLQSHTLADSIPSSPASSQFSVCSEDQEAIQAQKIWKKAIMLVWRAAANHRYANVFLQPVTDDIAPGYHSIVHRPMDLSTIKKNIETGLIRSTAEFQRDIMLMFQNAVMYNSSDHDVYHMAVEMQRDVLEQIQQFLATQLIMQTSESGISAKSLRFRDSTRKQDASEKDGGTRGRRCAIEADMKMKK; this is encoded by the exons ATGGCTGCCGGGACTGGGA AACACAAGCTTTTGAATGTTGGCCCAACAGAACCATGGTCTATTCGGGAGAAACTCTGTCTTGCATCTTCAGTCATGCGGAGTGGCGACCAGAACTG GGTATCAGTAAGTCGTGCCATCAAGCCCTTTGCAGAGCCAGCTCGCCCTCCTGATTGGTTTTCTCAAAAG CACTGTGCCTCACAGTATTCTGAACTGTTGGAAACTACAGAAACCCCAAA ACGAAAAAGAGGAGAACGAGGTGAAGTGGTGGAGACTGTGGAGGATGTAATTGTACGGAAACTGACAGCTGAAAGAATTGAAGAgctgaaaaaaattattaaagagACTCAGGAGAAATACAG AAAACTGAAGAAAGAAGCAGAACTTATTCAGAGTGGGCATTTGGACAGCAAGCTGGAGGACCTGTGGAATGAAACTTTGGC caaaaagaagcaggaagaagaggaggCAGAAATGAAGAGAAAGGCCACAGAGGCTGCATATCAAG CTCGTCTGGCAGCTAAGAACATTCCTCGCCGTACTAGCACAATGAGCCGCCCCTCTGTGGGATCCTCATCTCCAGGAGGAGAGTTTAGCTTGGTTGACTTGGCACCAATTAACAATGAGGAGGGAAGTGTGGGG GTAAGTGTAGGGTCATTGTCAAGCACCTCAGTTCCGACTTTCATTGGGATTCCAGATACCCCTCCACCTGCTTCTGCCCCCCCGGAATCCCCATTGACCCCTGTGATGGACGACTCTCCCCAGAAAAAGATGGCGGGACAGAAAGGAACTCCTCCCCCCTCCCCGCTGCTTTCGGAGCTCCTGAAGAAAGGCAGTCTGTTGCCTTCGAGTCCCCGGCTG GTGAGCGAAGGTGAAATGGCTATAACATCTGGCAatagtgccagttcaggtgtacTCATGGATCTTGGAGTTTTGCCAGTTCTTCATGGTGGTGATCTACATCCTATACCAGGAACAATCCCAGCATCACCAGCCGCTTCAG TGACTCAGCAAGACAGCAATGACTCTGCTTCAGATCCTCACTCCATCTCAGTATCCATGGACAGCAGTGACATCTCCATGATAATAGACTCAATCAACAAAGAGTGCATGGCAAGCAGTGATGGGGTTGGACAGTCCAAGGATGAAACCTCAGAAGGCAAGGCGGATTTGGACCTTTCTGAAAAAATGGACATGGAAGAACTTGATTTTGAAACTGTTGGAGACATAATTGCCATTATTGAAGACAAG GATGACCATCCAGAGGTGTTGGATGTGGCTGCAGTTGAAGCTGCTCTCTCTTTCTGTGAGGAAAATGATGACCCCCAAGCACTTCGAGGTCCCTGGGATCAGCCTGTCCAGGAACATACAGCTAATAGAGATACATTAGGGCAGTCACTAATTTCAGAGGCCAAAGAGTCCGAGAGTATAATGAACATCATAGAAATGAGCAATGAAATAAAATCGGAGCCTCCGGAGCCTGACCTGGAACCAGCTCAGGAGGAGGCTACTTCACTTGCTCCTCAACAACCTCTTTATCTTGGACACACCGAAGACCTGGAAGTACAAAGAGGAAACACTGAAAATGAGCCAGAAGAGAAAGTAGATCAAGTGAAAACAGAG GAGCCCTATACTGAAGCACCACAGAGCCAGGTATTCCCAAAGGAAGAAGAGTCTGAGATCGGAATAGAGCCAACACCAATAGTAACTG ATGCAGTTAAATCAGAGCCACACCCAGGCAGCCTTCATAAG GACTcgcaagaggaagaagaggaggaggatgtgATGAGTGAGGCTGGGAGCCCAGAGGAACCAAAGGAAGAAGAACCTGGAGAGGAGTATCTCTCTGAGATGGATAATGAGCCACCAATAAGTGAAAGTGATGATGGCCTCAGTATTCATAATGCACATCTTCAGTCCCACACACTAGCTGATTCTATTCCTAGCAGTCCCGCATCTTCCCAGTT CTCAGTTTGTAGTGAAGATCAAGAGGCAATACAAGCTCAGAAGATCTGGAAAAAGGCCATTATGTTGGTGTGGCGAGCAGCAGCTAACCACAG ATATGCCAATGTTTTCCTGCAGCCTGTGACAGATGATATAGCTCCTGGCTATCACAGCATTGTACACAG ACCTATGGATTTATCAACGATAAAGAAAAACATTGAGACTGGTTTGATCCGGAGCACTGCAGAGTTTCAACGAGATATTATGCTCATGTTCCAGAATGCAGTGATGTATAATAGCTCTGACCATGATGTATATCACATGGCTGTTGAAATGCAGAGAGATGTGTTGGAGCAGATCCAG CAATTCCTGGCCACCCAGTTAATCATGCAGACATCAGAGTCAGGCATAAGTGCAAAAAGTCTAAGGTTTCGAGATTCAACGCGCAAGCAAGATGCTTCAGAGAAG GATGGAGGTACACGTGGCCGACGTTGCGCCATTGAAGCAGATATGAAAATGAAGAAGTGA